The stretch of DNA taaaaactaaatcaaattgGACTgcatttgatttcaatttgatttttgaattttatattaaatttaaattaaaaaaataccgaATTACATTTGATTTTTATGTTTGGTTTGAGTGACTACGTAATGAAAATCAAACTGAACTCAAATATTCTTACTCTAGCATAATTGATTGAAATTTACTTTTGAACATTTAAAACTTTCAAGAACATTATTATTGGACTTCATGATAATTAAACTCATTTCTTGCGAAAGCAATATTTGATTCAAAAGAGATACTATATCCATTTGGAAAAGtctttgaaaatttaatttacattcCTCTTAAACTTAATCTTTATATTAGGTAGATgtaccaaaataatatttttaggctaaaataattaatcattggGTCAATTAATTATGCAATTTAGAAGATATGTCACGCCATACATATTCCAAAACCTTATTAAAAGTCTGAATTATATAATGCTGCCaatcaaattcaataaaaaaaataactgtaTTCCACTAGTACCGTATACgtatatttgtattttgttgttaaaaaattagagCGAAAGTAGTTAGGCCATTAATTATGCGTCGTAACAACATGGTCAAGTATAAACGCCTCTTCATCGTGTGGAAGATTATTCAAAAATGGTAGGGAAATGGTTGACTGCGGTTAGTTAACTCTTCATTAACCCATCATCACGGCATTAACCTTAGTTGTTATGGTCCACGTGGCACTCGAGGAAACCTCCTAGTAAAGATCAACGGTTCCAGTTTCACATCGTTACCTAAACTCATTTAACCATGGTTAAGTTGGTCAATTACGAAAAAGCCTCCAAAAGAGAAGTTAATGACGAGTGCGAACCGTGCGTTAAAGACTATAAGAGAAGCCTCTGAGAGTCGCTAGGTTTGCCGAACCAACTCCTCAAAGGGGActtagaagaagaagaatacgAAAAGTCCTTTTTGCCTTTTTTCTCTCTGTTTTCTTTTGTTGCTTATGAATGGCGAGTTCTTCCAGAACAACAAAATCTAGTGGACCAGTGCTTCGTTCTTCTCTCTCACATTCTACCAAATTCTGTTCTTATTCAACGTCAAACGCACCGTTTCGCTCGTCTTCTTCAAGCTTCTTCGACAATTCTCACTCGCACATGCCGCACCGTTCAACTTCCCCGACGCGTGTTAACGTAATCAGCACGGCGCCATCTCCCTCCGTCCGGTTTGCCCTCGACCGATCCATCTCCCCGAGCCGGACCGTGTCGAGCCACGTAATCGTCAAGAAGCACCACCGCCACGTTACGGTTCAGAAGAAAACGTGTATGTGTTCCCCTACCAATCATCCCGGTTCGTTCCGCTGCAGCCTCCACAAGAACAGTCACAACCACACATCCGCCGGTTCGTTTCCCTCAAACCGGCTCAACATGCGTCGTTCCGCTATGAAGAACTCGCTCGTCAGAATCGGAGGCGTCGAAGGTGAGTGGGTGAAACGCGCTCTCACCGCGTTGATTCGTCCTTCCTCGCATCAACAGAGGAGAAGATCCGCGTTCGAACCGAGACCGAGTCGTCTCTCGATCATGTCCAAATCGGAAGAGGATCTGTAAATTTCTTATCTCTCTCATTACAGGTTTTGAATCGCCGCCGCACTAGGAGGATTCATCGCCGCACTAGGAGGATTCACCGGCTGCGTCGCCCTTTTTTGCATAGATCTAAGAAGTTGGACTCGAAGAATTGGTTATTGTACATAACATTTGCTATGGAAGGAGAATTTtggacaattttattttcaattaaaacgCAACCAAatttacactaaaaaaaataaaggctAATAACCTCTATTCACAGACTCTGATTtgcaaaatttcaattttcagaATTCGAATTAACAAATGGAATTGACGAGTTTGTTATGCTTGTGGGTGCCATGGATACCATTAATGTTCTGTGTGGAGTTTTCGTGTCATCTGTGTGGTGGTTTCGTGGCCGCTGCTGTTTCCGTTGACTCTCCGTTATCTTTGTCCAGTTGCTTTGTGTTTGGTGCaaggtatatttttatttttaattttttattatttgcaatatttatttaattgcaAGTTTAGTTGTGCAGCTGTTTGGTGCAGGGGCTTTGATGGTGGAGCTACATTCAACATTTTAAAAgcggatatttaaaaaatattttaacaagaATCTGAAAagtggaaagaagaaaaagaaaatctaacTATTTATGTGAGTAATTAACCAATAAACATACATATATTGATTTAATGTTACAATAATCTTTTGTGAGACAGAGGAAACTAGTTAAattgaatattataattatcaaataattatatgaaaaaaatggcattatttaaatttgacaaCCTTTTCTTTCGAAATAAAAATCGAAATAAAAATGacatcttttaaatgttttcattcttttattctttttatttttatttattttaaagaagaTGTCATCCTaaattactttttcatttttttatttatttttattttaaaaaagatgtcatccaaaattataagaaaaagttaacaaaatttaaattgaaaatatccTTATTCTTAAAAGTATCTACTTCACAAttctaaataataatttcttaattatatttattttatttttaaactttggaagtaaaagtaaagttttttttaagacCTACTCATTTCCTATTCTTTTAAGTACgctccattgtaatttcatgcttttattgaataaacacttttttttacttttttgcaTATGTTTGTTCAGTTCACATGAAAAGGTACGATGTAATTGAATGGTAGGGAAAAATAACGTGACAGTTCTCACACGAAAAGTACTACAATATTACTAGATTCTAGAAAGCAAAGAAAATGAGGTGGTAGAAGGAGAAGATGACACTTTACCTGCAATTTGAAAACTAGCATaatagatttatatatttaaactattatAATAAGATTAGTTGAgagaaataaaatgagaaagcTAATTAAGTGAAAAAGGtgataaatagaataaaaataaaaataagttatttcttttaaaaaataggtttaaatacattttttgtcctcattttcgtagtgtttttTGCGGATGATTctcattttgacaaaatgtttaaaatggtcctcatttgtactgaatgtttaaaatggtcctcattttcgcaattcgtgttttatttggtccttttctataacgccgtttaaatcattaacagagtggcacagtttgtattagggtgtgttacgtgtactgtacatatggCACGCCGTTTCAACCATTTCTCGAACTACCAACaatgcacgaagtgatacaacacggttgtCTCCAACAATTACAActagaggtaaaggaagaagattgggatcgtaacatacctatataatgagattgcaggaagaagaagattgtagCAACACCAATTGAGAATGAAGGAACAAtattgccaaaactcaccaactatccaaacattccttaccaaaaccctagctcacttatttaaccccaaatatctaattaccacacctgtacagtacacgtaacacaccctaatacatgCCATttgtacaatgttccgttaatcatttaaacggcgttacagaaaatgaccaaataaaacacgaattgcgaaaataaggaccattttaaacattcggtaaatatgaggaccattttaaacattcggtaaaaatgaagaccattttaaacattctgtcaaaatgaggaccatccgcaacaaacactacgaaaatgaggaccaaaaaggtatttaagcctaaaaaatattattattgacattttttattttttttggtttagtGTTTAGAATTTTGGATTCATGTTTTGGacttaaactaaattattatataaattgtgATACTCTTTTATACTGTATTATTTGTTATGTGGAATATCCTTCGACTCACACCACCTAAATATCATATGAGTGAAATAGTATTTGAGTCAAGATAGTATCACCTCAAAGTACTATTCAATACACTTTAGCACCCTACACGGTAGTATTTTCCTATGAAAATAGTTAATGAAACTCAACATTACATTACTACTTCTGGCAAGGTTCTAagattacttattttaaaaaaaaattaagttaggATTGCCACCTAGCGAAAAGTCCCACCGCCCAACGTTCCAAAACAGATAACTTTCTGTAAGGCTTTTCCCCTAGCATGATTGAGACAATGTCGGTGACTCACTGTCAACATTATGGTGCCATCTAGGCACCGCCCAATGTAAGCTTCACTAGAGCTCTCTGCCAACAATTGTAAACATTTTTACCCAGTGCGTAGAAGGGTTGCCAAATGCCAAATCCagatcatagaaaaaaaaaacaatgcaaATATAATATTTCAGCACTCAAAACAATCACTCCTACATTTCTCAATCATCATACATTTTCTATTGCACTAATTCTCAACAATTTACTTATCTCACCAAACATATATCACTTATAGTAACTACACATTCAAAAGTAACACATAGAAATCCTTAGCAGCATaacataaatcaaatattttctttcatcatCTCAAAACTCAAACTAAATAAGCTACCATGGCAAACTGTGAAGTGACatgtttaaaaaacaaaaaaaaaaattaaaaaatcatgaatTGACACGtagcgttgactttaacactgtTTGGTCAATATTGATggcaatgaccaaattgaatcattttttaaaaaaataaggtttaattatgcctttggtccccattttggagtcaaaatctcaaaatggtacccaagtttttaaaagtctcaaaatggtccccttttttgttgaaacgtctcacgtttgccctttccgttaagtcaaggttgacgccgttaaagggagtgccacgtgtcagttcctcgattttatgactttttttattattattttttttgaatttttattttattttttattttatttttgaatttttttaaaaaatcaaaaaattgccacgtgtcaagttgtcatcgtgccacgtggcagtgacacgtgtcatattatgccatgtgtcattttcttagtcttaatttggtccctttattttaatttgtctcaatttagttccaaattttgtaaaacttagcaattttgtctctctccaaattgaaatcaaatttaatttctatataaatgtacacaaatatttccataaaaattgatatttcaagtaaatatttttaaccaaattatgttcatttaattaatattttacattgaactttatttaaaatggtgtaaaagttgttaatagaaaataatgttaatagaaaaaaaatcataaattaaccagttcatgttacaataaaatacatataaatttaaaatttgaaattttttttaagtaaagttgaatgtcaaacataattttaaataaacttagctatgttaaaaatgtataataaa from Vigna unguiculata cultivar IT97K-499-35 chromosome 8, ASM411807v1, whole genome shotgun sequence encodes:
- the LOC114193386 gene encoding uncharacterized protein LOC114193386, giving the protein MASSSRTTKSSGPVLRSSLSHSTKFCSYSTSNAPFRSSSSSFFDNSHSHMPHRSTSPTRVNVISTAPSPSVRFALDRSISPSRTVSSHVIVKKHHRHVTVQKKTCMCSPTNHPGSFRCSLHKNSHNHTSAGSFPSNRLNMRRSAMKNSLVRIGGVEGEWVKRALTALIRPSSHQQRRRSAFEPRPSRLSIMSKSEEDL